In Gopherus evgoodei ecotype Sinaloan lineage chromosome 21, rGopEvg1_v1.p, whole genome shotgun sequence, a single window of DNA contains:
- the LOC115638289 gene encoding granzyme H-like — translation MLILILLPVAFLLPPRAGAGEIIGGWEAKPHSRPYMAYLEIQRKGKTSFCGGFLISKNFVLTAAHCKGDEITVILGAHNITQQEQSQQEIPVCHQIPHPQYNKITQNNDIMLLQLVKRAKLNRWVDTVALPCAGKRVKPGAVCSVAGWGCTSTDCKSSPDRLQEVDVVVMPDAACRRKPDGSYYDYNASTMMCVGDPKTGKDFWEGDSGGPLVCGKIAQGVISWGPLTPPGVYTKVSTFIPWIRVTMRRLQP, via the exons GTGAGATCATCGGGGGTTGGGAAGCCAAGCCCCACTCCAGACCCTACATGGCCTATCTGGAAATACAACGCAAAGGGAAGACATCTTTCTGTGGAGGGTTCCTGATATCGAAGAACTTCGTGCTGACAGCTGCTCACTGCAAGGGAGA TGAGATCACTGTCATTCTGGGAGCCCATAACATTACACAACAGGAACAGAGCCAACAAGAGATCCCCGTGTGCCAccagatcccccacccccagtacaaCAAGATCACCCAGAACAATGACATCATGCTGCTGCAA CTGGTGAAGAGAGCGAAGCTGAACAGATGGGTCGATACCGTCGCCCTGCCCTGCGCCGGCAAGAGAGTAAagccaggggctgtgtgcagtGTCGCTGGATGGGGCTGCACTAGCACAGATTGTAAATCGTCCCCGGACAGGCTTCAGGAGGTGGACGTGGTGGTGATGCCGGATGCCGCATGTCGAAGGAAGCCTGATGGGTCATATTATGACTATAACGCTTCCACCATGATGTGTGTGGGGGATCCAAAGACGGGCAAAGACTTTTGGGAG GGCGATTCTGGAGGCCCCCTGGTGTGTGGGAAAATAGCCCAGGGCGTCATCTCCTGGGGGCCTCTCACCCCTCCCGGGGTGTACACGAAAGTCTCCACCTTCATCCCCTGGATACGGGTGACGATGAGGAGGCTACAGCCCTGA